The Ictidomys tridecemlineatus isolate mIctTri1 chromosome 6, mIctTri1.hap1, whole genome shotgun sequence genome includes a region encoding these proteins:
- the LOC144365118 gene encoding sperm motility kinase 2B-like — protein MHSKSSEFSVVPQGPGSCQEKAFTDHYQVVKDIDHGANGQVILARHLHTGAEVAVKVLPRSTWENLVHSEILAMKTLNHPNVIQLFEVIETHKQIYIVMEYGVGGSLFDLIPPRGMQEEEARRLFRQIASAVCYCHKMHILHRDLKPKNIVLDARGNIRIVDFGLSTMFKPGQKLTEFWGTLDYLAPECVREEVHEGPPVDSWSLGVILYYMLIGHRPFMAASMKGLMRKILHPKLKFPWRVSAKAKRLIKKILTVDPRARPSAEEILADPWLNQGEEKLPSHDVPLPNLSDPTVLTMLFDMGYDPYSTWVSLSQRKFDGVMASYLIIQRQISQGAGCMKPLGRRVAPRPCPRDPSISPALPQRRASEPALHTFPLPCEHHQPREAKASGQKSFRRGSWPAIRFALLYEKPPTPRLASQHHSDIPQPCPSTTDSHVSQDATTGRPQGHRKVWKRVRQRMAACLRRLCCCTPSCDGENEAPTPGEQKPPRFTNRVVPT, from the coding sequence ATGCATAGTAAGAGTAGTGAGTTTAGTGTAGTGCCTCAGGGGCCTGGCTCCTGCCAGGAGAAGGCCTTCACAGACCATTACCAGGTCGTGAAGGACATTGATCATGGGGCAAATGGTCAGGTGATCCTAGCCCGCCATCTGCACACTGGGGCCGAGGTGGCGGTGAAAGTCCTGCCAAGGAGCACGTGGGAGAATTTGGTCCACTCTGAAATACTGGCGATGAAGACCCTGAACCACCCGAACGTGATCCAGCTCTTTGAGGTGATTGAAACCCACAAACAGATCTACATAGTGATGGAGTACGGGGTTGGGGGATCTTTATTTGACCTCATCCCGCCTAGGGGcatgcaggaggaggaggccaggcGACTCTTCAGGCAGATCGCGAGTGCAGTGTGCTACTGCCACAAGATGCACATCTTGCACAGAGACCTGAAGCCCAAGAACATTGTGCTGGATGCCAGAGGCAACATCCGAATCGTCGACTTTGGCTTAAGCACCATGTTCAAGCCTGGGCAGAAGCTGACCGAGTTTTGGGGCACTCTGGACTACCTCGCCCCGGAATGTGTGCGCGAGGAAGTACACGAGGGTCCCCCAGTGGACAGCTGGAGCCTGGGTGtgattttatattatatgttgATTGGACACCGCCCATTTATGGCAGCCAGCATGAAGGGGCTGATGAGGAAGATCTTACACCCCAAGTTGAAATTTCCCTGGCGCGTCTCAGCCAAAGCCAAAAGACTCATCAAGAAAATCTTGACAGTGGACCCCAGAGCAAGGCCCTCGGCAGAGGAGATCTTGGCGGACCCGTGGCTGAATCAGGGTGAGGAGAAGTTACCTTCCCATGATGTGCCCCTCCCCAACCTCTCAGACCCCACAGTACTGACAATGCTGTTCGACATGGGGTACGACCCTTACAGTACTTGGGTGTCGCTGTCCCAGAGAAAGTTTGATGGGGTGATGGCTTCCTATCTCATAATCCAGCGGCAGATAAGCCAGGGGGCAGGCTGCATGAAGCCCCTGGGAAGGAGGGTTGCGCCTCGCCCATGCCCCAGGGATCCTTCCatttcccctgccctcccccagagGAGGGCGAGTGAGCCTGCCCTTCACACCTTCCCCTTGCCCTGTGAGCATCATCAGCCTCGGGAGGCCAAGGCGTCAGGGCAGAAGAGCTTCAGAAGGGGCAGCTGGCCTGCCATTAGATTCGCCTTGCTATATGAGAAGCCCCCCACTCCCAGGCTAGCCTCTCAGCATCACTCTGACATACCCCAACCCTGCCCATCAACAACAGACAGCCATGTCTCCCAAGATGCCACCACAGGGCGTCCCCAGGGCCACAGGAAGGTTTGGAAGCGGGTGAGGCAGAGGATGGCTGCCTGCTTGCGCAGACTGTGCTGTTGCACACCCTCATGTGATGGCGAAAACGAGGCTCCTACACCAGGAGAGCAGAAACCTCCTAGGTTCACAAATCGGGTGGTTCCTACATAA